One genomic segment of Oncorhynchus kisutch isolate 150728-3 linkage group LG15, Okis_V2, whole genome shotgun sequence includes these proteins:
- the LOC109879767 gene encoding RUN and FYVE domain-containing protein 1 isoform X2 produces the protein MADGVSETNTAAEESDAKEEDPKVLEVLPDSHPVGVSSDEETSKDKPATESNWSTPILLLARKATETISSGVSYGAALRNATSSGSAASSLKCPTKQNSSENDTNANQYLPVKDHMAVERSNLFSMMKLSIKGLIQSSLSLGRTLDSDYPPLQQFFVVLEQCLKHGLKVKKSFINQNKSIWGPLELVQKLCPDSTDITTSARDLPGIKTGLGRARAWLHLALMQKKLSDYLKALLDHKYLLVEFYDPGALMMGEEGTVIGGMLVGLNVIDANLCIKGEDLDSQVGVIDFSLYLKDPMTTETTKDDTKMTAILDQKHYIEELNRHLSCSVSDLQAKMDSIEKTNGKLIEELTAATDRINSLREEQETLRHENETIVQSNQKKEEVTLEDSAVELETYRQTRQGLDEMYSVVWKQYQEEKRIRQELERELELQIGLKQEMEMAMRLLEKDTHEKQDTLQALRQQLDQVKTLNLQMFHKTQDCEREAQRKQEEEGQLEEKINQMKTTIKEMEQSPCIFRLQNSERDRRQSDQMDMRTELEGRVDSLQKQLSDLDTLRYVSTGIYTHTHRRCDPLPYLPRLGLESDLCSEKEQRQAIQRALQREQDNSTELRTQLQQIQGLHTELQDVRQEKQQLQQTCQEQETALQEMGLHLSQSKLKMEDFKEVNKALKGQAWLKDDEATQCKQCQKEFSIARRKHHCRNCGDIYCNSCSTNELALPSYPRPVRVCDICHSLLLQRSISSS, from the exons ATGGCCGACGGAGTAAGTGAAACAAACACAGCTGCTGAGGAAAGCGACGCCAAAGAAGAGGACCCCAAAGTTTTGGAAGTTCTTCCAGACAGCCACCCTGTTGGCGTTAGCAGCGATGAAGAGACTTCAAAAGACAAACCGGCGACCGAGAGCAACTGGTCAACACCGATCCTGTTGCTGGCACGGAAGGCAACCGAGACGATCAGCAGTGGGGTCAGCTACGGTGCAGCGTTGAGAAACGCCACATCTTCGGGATCTGCCGCGAGCTCTCTGAAGTGTCCGACTAAACAAAACTCTTCGGAGAATGACACCAACGCTAACCAATACCTACCGG TGAAGGACCATATGGCTGTGGAGCGCTCCAACCTGTTCAGTATGATGAAGCTGAGTATTAAGGGTCTGATCCAGTCTTCTCTAAGTCTGGGCAGAACCCTGGACTCTGACTACCCTCCTCTGCAGCAGTTCTTTGTGGTTCTGGAGCAGTGCCTCAAACACGGACTGAAAG TAAAGAAGTCATTCATCAATCAGAATAAGTCTATCTGGGGTCCTCTGGAGCTGGTTCAGAAGCTGTGTCCTGATTCTACTGATATTACCACCAGTGCCAGAGACCTGCCAGGGATAAAGACTGGGTTGGGTCGGGCTCGGGCCTGGCTGCATCTGGCCCTGATGCAGAAGAAGTTGTCTGACTACCTGAAAGCCCTGCTGGACCATAAATACCTCCTGGT TGAGTTCTATGATCCAGGAGCGTtgatgatgggggaggagggaACAGTGATAGGAGGGATGCTGGTGGGGCTAAACGTCATTGATGCTAACCTCTGTATCAAAGGAGAGGACCTGGACTCCCAGGTCGGGGTCATAGACTTCTCCTTGTACCTGAAGGACCCTATGACCACTGAGACCACTAAGGA tgatACTAAGATGACGGCCATATTGGACCAGAAGCACTACATTGAGGAGCTGAACAGACACCTGAGCTGCTCTGTCTCTGACCTGCAGGCCAAGATGGACTCCATAGAGAAGACCAACGGCAAGCTCATTGAGGAG TTGACAGCAGCGACAGACAGAATTAACTCTTTACGGGAGGAACAGGAAACACTGAGACATGAGAATGAGACCATCGTCCAGAGCAACCAGAAGAAAGAGGAG GTGACCCTGGAGGACAGTGCAGTAGAGCtggagacatacagacagacacgacAGGGCCTGGATGAGATGTACAGTGTGGTCTGGAAACAGTACCAGGAGGAGAAACGcatcagacag GAGTTGGAGAGGGAGCTGGAGCTGCAGATAGGACTAAAGCAGGAGATGGAGATGGCCATGAGGCTGCTGGAGAAAGACACACATGAGAAACAGGACACACTGCAAGCCCTCCGACAACAACTAGACCAGGTCAAAACCCTCAACCTGCAGATGTTCCATAAGACACag GACTGTGAGCGTGAGGCCCAGAGGAAGCAGGAGGAAGAGGGACAGCTGGAGGAGAAGATAAACCAGATGAAGACCACCATTAAGGAGATggagcagag CCCATGTATTTTCAGACTGCAGAACTCTGAGCGTGATCGCAGACAAAGTGACCAGATGGACATGAGGACAGAGCTGGAGGGCAGGGTAGACTCCCTACAGAAACAACTGTCTGACCTGGACACACTGAGGTACGTAAGCACggggatatacacacacacacacagacgttgtGACCCACTCCCCTATCTCCCTAGGCTGGGTCTGGAGAGTGATCTGTGCAGTGAGAAGGAGCAGAGACAGGCCATTCAGAGAGCTCTacagagagaacaggacaacagCACCGAGCTACGCACCCAACTACAGCAGATACAGGGGCTACACACG GAGCTGCAGGATGTTCGTCAGGAGAAGCAGCAGCTCCAGCAGACCTGTCAGGAGCAGGAGACGGCCTTACAGGAGATGGGCCTACACCTCAGCCA GTCTAAACTGAAGATGGAGGACTTCAAAGAGGTCAACAAAGCCCTGAAG GGCCAAGCCTGGCTGAAAGATGATGAGGCTACACAGTGTAAACAATGTCAGAAGGAGTTCTCCATCGCTCGCAGAAAG CACCACTGTAGGAACTGTGGAGATATCTACTGTAACAGTTGTTCTACTAACGAGTTGGCCCTGCCCTCCTACCCTCGACCTGTACGAGTCTGTGACATCTGCCACTCACTACTGCTGCAGAGGAGCATCTCTTCCTCCtga